In bacterium, a single window of DNA contains:
- the narK gene encoding Nitrate/nitrite transporter NarK encodes MAPDAGSQLSEEQKTLVQGSWLTQWEPEREEFWEATGKKIAWRTLTVTTIALVLSFASWFVMSAVVVRLPAIGYTFDTQQLFWLTAMPGLAAGTLRIIHTFLIPLYGTRHVITWSIFLKLIPCIGLAIAVMNPSTPWSVFMVLAFLSGFGGGDFSSYMPSTSQFFPKRLQGTALGIQAGIGNFGVSLVQVVTPWIVSFAAFGAISSGAQTFTRGEQSQPIWLQNATLWMIPLLLVIGVVAWTELRSIPIKASFKEQLDIFQDKHTWLMTSLYIMTFGSFSGFSAAFPMLIKSCYGGFEGAPDPLKFAWLGPLVGSLIRVVGGPISDKIGGGVITMVSGIGLLICALLVVPFTAPTDLSQFQVFLWLMLGLFFFSGIGNASTFRQIPVIFAHSPRQAGGVIGWTAAVAAYGPFVFSSLLGAIIGATGSPKAFFSGVAVFYAINIVINWWFYTRRGAEKPC; translated from the coding sequence ATGGCCCCGGATGCAGGATCACAGCTTTCCGAAGAACAGAAGACGCTGGTTCAGGGCTCCTGGCTGACGCAATGGGAGCCAGAGCGTGAAGAGTTCTGGGAGGCGACCGGCAAAAAGATTGCCTGGCGCACTCTCACTGTCACGACCATTGCGCTGGTGCTGTCATTCGCCAGCTGGTTTGTGATGAGTGCAGTGGTGGTCCGCCTGCCAGCCATCGGCTACACCTTCGACACGCAGCAGCTTTTCTGGCTGACGGCGATGCCCGGGCTCGCTGCCGGAACACTGCGCATCATTCACACTTTCCTGATCCCGCTCTATGGGACCAGACATGTCATCACCTGGAGCATCTTTCTGAAGCTGATTCCGTGTATCGGTCTGGCCATTGCCGTCATGAATCCCTCGACCCCCTGGTCGGTCTTCATGGTCCTGGCATTCCTCTCCGGATTTGGCGGCGGTGACTTCTCCAGCTACATGCCGAGCACCAGTCAGTTCTTTCCCAAGCGACTGCAGGGAACGGCACTGGGAATCCAGGCAGGGATTGGCAACTTCGGTGTCAGCCTCGTGCAGGTCGTCACTCCCTGGATCGTCAGCTTTGCGGCCTTTGGCGCGATTAGCAGCGGCGCGCAGACTTTCACTCGCGGTGAGCAGAGCCAGCCGATCTGGCTCCAGAACGCCACTCTCTGGATGATCCCGCTCCTGCTGGTCATTGGGGTGGTCGCCTGGACAGAACTCCGCAGCATCCCCATCAAGGCCTCCTTTAAGGAGCAACTCGACATTTTCCAGGACAAGCACACCTGGCTGATGACTTCACTCTACATCATGACCTTCGGCAGCTTTTCAGGCTTTTCCGCCGCCTTCCCGATGCTCATCAAGTCCTGCTATGGCGGCTTTGAAGGAGCTCCGGATCCGCTGAAGTTTGCCTGGCTGGGTCCATTGGTCGGTTCCCTCATCCGTGTGGTTGGCGGTCCGATTTCAGACAAGATTGGCGGTGGCGTCATCACCATGGTGAGCGGGATCGGTCTGCTGATTTGCGCGCTACTGGTGGTGCCTTTCACCGCTCCGACCGACCTCTCACAGTTCCAGGTATTCCTCTGGTTGATGCTGGGACTCTTCTTCTTCAGTGGCATCGGGAATGCCTCGACCTTCCGCCAGATTCCGGTCATCTTCGCGCACTCGCCCCGTCAGGCCGGGGGAGTCATCGGCTGGACCGCAGCAGTGGCAGCCTATGGTCCCTTCGTCTTCTCTTCGCTCCTGGGTGCCATCATCGGAGCTACGGGATCCCCGAAGGCTTTCTTTAGCGGTGTCGCGGTTTTCTACGCCATCAACATCGTCATCAACTGGTGGTTCTACACCCGGCGCGGGGCGGAGAAGCCCTGTTAG
- the ytfE gene encoding Iron-sulfur cluster repair protein YtfE, with amino-acid sequence MTQTIDTHVTIGSLVAGDPMRARVFEKFRIDYCCGGNRTLAEVCAQQQLDPADVMQALEEQAATLQAREAQVDWETESLTSLIRHLLDTHHVYLKEALARLQPLADKVARVHGENHPELLQIRQTFMELSGELLPHMAKEEMILFPLIERMEASGGAQGFHCGSIGNPIGVMEFEHDAAGVLMARLRELTSDYTLPPDACGSYQALYAGLADLEFDTHMHIHKENVLLFPRALALESACQ; translated from the coding sequence ATGACTCAAACGATCGACACCCACGTCACCATCGGCAGTCTGGTCGCCGGGGATCCCATGCGCGCCCGGGTCTTTGAGAAATTCCGCATCGATTACTGCTGTGGCGGGAATCGGACCCTCGCGGAGGTCTGCGCGCAGCAGCAGCTGGATCCTGCTGATGTGATGCAAGCGCTGGAGGAGCAGGCAGCGACGCTACAGGCGCGGGAAGCGCAGGTGGATTGGGAGACGGAGTCGCTGACCTCACTGATCCGACATCTGCTGGATACCCATCACGTCTATCTCAAGGAAGCCCTGGCCCGCCTGCAACCGCTGGCTGACAAGGTCGCGCGAGTGCATGGTGAAAACCATCCGGAACTGCTGCAGATCCGCCAGACGTTCATGGAACTCTCAGGCGAACTGCTGCCACATATGGCCAAGGAAGAGATGATCCTCTTTCCGCTCATCGAGCGGATGGAGGCGAGTGGTGGGGCCCAGGGATTCCACTGCGGCAGTATCGGGAATCCGATTGGGGTCATGGAGTTCGAGCATGACGCTGCTGGTGTACTGATGGCCCGTCTGCGGGAGCTCACCAGCGACTACACGCTGCCGCCCGATGCCTGCGGCTCATATCAGGCGCTCTATGCAGGTCTGGCGGACCTGGAGTTCGACACCCACATGCACATCCACAAGGAAAATGTGCTGCTGTTTCCCCGGGCGCTGGCTCTCGAAAGCGCCTGCCAATAA
- the nrtP gene encoding Nitrate/nitrite transporter NrtP — protein MARNVPELIDFSRENIRVMHFTWIAFFITFYIWFNMAPLATTMVRDLDWLTPDHIKLLAICNVALTIPGRILVGALIDRYGPRICFSILLITMSIPTFVFAFASNFMQLLVARLVLSTIGAGFVIGIRMIAQWFPHKTVGRAEGFYAGWGNFGSAWAAMTLPWLALDFFGGIEQGWRWALFVNGLVSLVYGVWYLFLVRDAPEGMTFVGVKKMQPLLVSSYGDLVQYLIWSFPLMGALGVLAWRASNIPLGNGQDGNTAAIISQPFLWAIWGLLGLMYIAHVVKSLQVNLPHLKAGVPEDMRYSFNSVAALNTTYFTNFGAELAVVSMLPAFFEQTFTLTPEFAGLVAASFAFVNLVARPLGGLISDSMHSRKAVMLVYMGGIALGFLLMAQINVAWGVWMAVAATIFCSVFVQGAEGATFAIIPMISKRMTGQIAGMAGAYGNVGAVIYLVVLSLVDSTTFFYILAGGAAFSTVYCALFLKEPEGAFGEEMAAEALPA, from the coding sequence ATGGCCAGAAACGTTCCGGAACTGATTGACTTCAGTCGGGAAAACATCCGGGTGATGCACTTCACCTGGATCGCCTTCTTCATCACGTTCTACATCTGGTTCAACATGGCCCCCCTCGCGACCACCATGGTCCGCGATCTGGACTGGTTGACGCCAGACCACATCAAGTTGCTGGCAATCTGCAACGTAGCCCTGACCATTCCCGGACGCATTCTGGTTGGCGCACTGATCGACCGCTACGGTCCCAGGATCTGTTTCTCGATCCTGCTCATCACCATGTCGATCCCGACTTTCGTGTTCGCGTTTGCCAGCAACTTCATGCAGTTGCTGGTCGCCCGCCTGGTCCTCAGCACCATCGGCGCGGGATTCGTGATTGGCATCCGCATGATCGCTCAGTGGTTCCCGCACAAGACTGTGGGTCGCGCAGAGGGCTTCTATGCGGGATGGGGCAACTTTGGCTCGGCCTGGGCAGCGATGACCCTCCCCTGGCTGGCCCTGGACTTCTTTGGCGGCATTGAACAGGGATGGCGCTGGGCGCTCTTCGTCAATGGCCTCGTCTCCCTGGTCTATGGCGTCTGGTATCTCTTCCTGGTGCGGGATGCTCCCGAGGGGATGACATTCGTCGGTGTCAAGAAAATGCAGCCCCTCCTGGTCTCCAGTTATGGCGATCTGGTCCAGTACCTCATCTGGTCGTTCCCGCTGATGGGAGCGCTCGGGGTCCTGGCCTGGCGCGCATCCAACATCCCACTCGGAAATGGGCAGGACGGCAATACAGCAGCCATCATTTCGCAGCCGTTCCTTTGGGCGATCTGGGGTCTTCTTGGACTCATGTACATCGCCCATGTCGTGAAATCCCTGCAGGTCAACCTGCCTCATCTCAAAGCCGGCGTGCCGGAAGACATGCGGTACTCCTTTAACAGCGTCGCCGCACTGAACACCACCTACTTCACCAATTTTGGCGCTGAGCTGGCCGTCGTTTCCATGCTCCCTGCATTCTTCGAGCAGACGTTCACCCTGACCCCTGAGTTTGCCGGACTGGTGGCAGCGTCGTTCGCCTTTGTGAATCTGGTCGCCCGCCCACTGGGAGGACTGATCTCCGACTCCATGCACAGCCGCAAAGCCGTCATGCTGGTCTACATGGGCGGCATTGCCCTGGGATTTCTGCTCATGGCGCAGATCAACGTGGCCTGGGGAGTCTGGATGGCTGTGGCCGCGACCATTTTCTGCTCCGTGTTTGTGCAGGGTGCCGAAGGAGCCACATTTGCCATCATTCCCATGATTTCCAAGCGCATGACCGGCCAGATCGCCGGGATGGCGGGTGCTTACGGCAACGTCGGTGCTGTGATCTACCTGGTCGTGCTCTCCCTCGTGGACAGTACGACGTTCTTTTACATTCTGGCAGGAGGCGCAGCCTTCAGCACGGTCTACTGTGCACTGTTCCTTAAGGAACCTGAAGGAGCCTTCGGAGAGGAGATGGCAGCCGAAGCCCTACCCGCATAG